One genomic segment of Nonomuraea coxensis DSM 45129 includes these proteins:
- a CDS encoding M15 family metallopeptidase, whose translation MKRAVAMAFVALTAVSCGAAEPVASSAPSPEPPASSPAAPASPTPTAAPSTTAPPAFESKVSAVGRDRLPYSWRPGCPVSYRDLRLVTLSYWGFDNKPHTGELVVNKSVTGDIVTVFRKLYDWRWPIRQMKLVDAFKGDDFASIEADNTSAFNCRRATGSSSWSNHAYGKAIDINPRENPYVTASGSTAHKNAEKYTERPMKGKGVINPGDKVVKAFAQVGWEWGGYWSGTKDYQHFSKGGG comes from the coding sequence ATGAAGCGTGCTGTCGCCATGGCGTTCGTAGCCCTCACGGCCGTGTCGTGCGGCGCGGCGGAGCCCGTCGCGTCGTCCGCTCCCTCACCGGAGCCGCCCGCGAGCTCACCAGCGGCCCCGGCCTCGCCGACGCCCACGGCGGCGCCGAGCACCACCGCGCCGCCCGCGTTCGAGTCGAAGGTGTCCGCCGTCGGCCGCGACCGCCTGCCCTACTCCTGGCGGCCCGGCTGCCCGGTCAGCTACCGGGACCTGCGGCTGGTGACGCTGTCCTACTGGGGGTTCGACAACAAGCCGCACACCGGGGAGCTCGTCGTGAACAAGAGCGTCACGGGCGACATCGTGACGGTCTTCAGGAAGCTGTACGACTGGCGCTGGCCCATCAGGCAGATGAAGCTGGTGGACGCCTTCAAGGGCGACGACTTCGCCTCGATCGAGGCCGACAACACCTCGGCCTTCAACTGCCGGCGGGCGACCGGGTCCAGCAGCTGGTCGAACCACGCCTACGGAAAAGCGATCGACATCAATCCCCGCGAAAACCCATATGTCACCGCAAGTGGCAGCACGGCGCACAAAAACGCCGAAAAGTACACTGAACGCCCCATGAAGGGCAAAGGTGTGATCAATCCCGGCGACAAGGTCGTCAAGGCGTTCGCGCAGGTCGGCTGGGAGTGGGGCGGCTACTGGTCCGGCACCAAGGACTACCAGCACTTCTCCAAGGGCGGAGGCTGA
- a CDS encoding universal stress protein, whose amino-acid sequence MFGGDVDPRWEPLAGRLPDGAFEIGKDGAGLLVVGFDGSGPSRNALAYAAGLARRDNASLLVVFVESLNSAALWFFAGSPIIPDSAADLTEDLKDELRGSGVPWRFVSVRGDAARELETLASSYMADAIVVGRSRRSLFGSVAGTLAKRARRTVLIVP is encoded by the coding sequence GTGTTCGGCGGTGATGTCGACCCCCGCTGGGAGCCGCTGGCAGGCCGGCTCCCCGACGGGGCGTTCGAGATCGGCAAGGACGGCGCGGGCCTGCTGGTGGTGGGGTTCGACGGGTCCGGCCCGAGCCGTAACGCGCTCGCGTACGCGGCCGGGCTGGCCCGCAGGGACAACGCCTCGCTGCTCGTCGTCTTCGTCGAGTCGCTGAACAGCGCGGCCCTGTGGTTCTTCGCCGGCTCGCCCATCATCCCCGACTCGGCGGCCGACCTCACGGAGGACCTCAAGGACGAGCTGCGGGGCAGCGGCGTGCCGTGGCGGTTCGTCAGCGTCAGGGGCGACGCGGCGCGCGAGCTGGAGACGCTGGCCAGTTCCTACATGGCCGACGCCATCGTGGTGGGGCGCTCGCGGCGCTCCCTGTTCGGTTCGGTGGCGGGGACGCTGGCGAAACGGGCTCGCCGTACTGTGCTGATAGTCCCCTGA
- a CDS encoding MDR family MFS transporter: protein MSGLMLAMLTSMISTSVVGTALPTIVGELGGQDQYSWVASATMLTMTVSTPLWGKLSDLFGRKLLFQTALGLFVAASLVAGLSQDMGQLIAARAVQGLGVGGLSALSQVILGDIVSPRERGRYSGYMGAVFGISTVAGPLLGGFIVDADWLGWRWCFYVVVPFSVAAFIVIQKVLRLPPVKRNTSIDIWGATTITASASALMLLLTLGGNEFAWNSFWTYFLAAIALLMLALSVLSERTAKNPILPPRLFRNPTFVLTSLASLFVGMAMFGAMIYLPQYLQIVKGMSPTNSGLMTLPMVVALFLSGVVSGKIVTNTGKWKIFPVAGLLIVAIGLFMLSRLHVDSSEWLIGFDVAVLGVGLGLSMQMLILAAQNGSELRDMASTTSGVSFFRSLGGAVGVAAFGAILTNRLKDEMATMLAEAHIKVAGGADFKLGSPDAIQALPTPVKNIVLEAFTRGLETVFIVGVPIALLGFVATLFLKELPLRGSTAPPPEPRPLGKDDLVLAGLLLELVAQRVERAGGEPSALLTAVARMAPPDARSERERARSVAQTVLRPTSRALLAQATPAQKDLVTGGISQ from the coding sequence ATGTCCGGGCTGATGCTCGCGATGCTCACGTCGATGATCTCGACCTCGGTGGTGGGCACGGCTCTGCCGACGATCGTGGGGGAGCTCGGCGGTCAGGACCAGTACTCATGGGTGGCCAGCGCCACCATGCTGACGATGACGGTCTCCACGCCGCTGTGGGGCAAGCTGTCCGACCTGTTCGGGCGCAAGCTGCTCTTCCAGACGGCACTCGGCCTGTTCGTGGCGGCGTCGCTGGTGGCGGGCCTCTCACAGGACATGGGACAGCTCATCGCGGCGCGTGCCGTGCAGGGCCTGGGCGTGGGCGGACTGTCGGCACTGTCCCAGGTGATCCTGGGTGACATCGTCTCGCCCCGCGAGCGCGGCCGCTACTCCGGCTACATGGGAGCGGTCTTCGGCATCTCGACGGTCGCCGGACCGCTGCTCGGCGGGTTCATCGTGGACGCCGACTGGCTCGGCTGGCGGTGGTGCTTCTACGTCGTGGTGCCGTTCTCGGTGGCGGCGTTCATCGTCATCCAGAAGGTGCTGCGGCTGCCGCCGGTCAAGCGCAACACCTCCATCGACATCTGGGGCGCGACGACCATCACGGCCAGCGCGAGCGCGCTCATGCTGCTGCTCACGCTCGGCGGCAACGAGTTCGCGTGGAACTCGTTCTGGACGTACTTCCTGGCCGCGATCGCCCTGCTCATGCTGGCGCTGTCGGTGCTGTCCGAGCGGACGGCCAAGAACCCGATCCTGCCGCCGCGGCTGTTCCGCAACCCGACGTTCGTGCTGACCAGCCTCGCCTCGCTCTTCGTCGGCATGGCGATGTTCGGCGCGATGATCTACCTGCCCCAGTACCTGCAGATCGTCAAGGGCATGAGCCCGACGAACTCCGGTCTGATGACGCTGCCCATGGTCGTCGCGCTGTTCCTGTCCGGCGTCGTCTCCGGCAAGATCGTCACCAACACCGGCAAATGGAAGATCTTCCCGGTCGCCGGCCTGCTCATCGTGGCCATCGGGCTGTTCATGCTGTCGCGGCTGCACGTCGACTCCAGCGAATGGCTCATCGGCTTCGACGTGGCCGTGCTCGGCGTCGGCCTGGGCCTTTCCATGCAGATGCTCATCCTCGCCGCGCAGAACGGCTCCGAGCTGCGGGACATGGCCTCGACCACGTCCGGCGTCTCCTTCTTCCGGTCGCTGGGCGGCGCCGTCGGCGTGGCCGCGTTCGGCGCCATCCTGACCAACCGGCTCAAGGACGAGATGGCCACGATGCTCGCCGAGGCGCACATCAAGGTCGCCGGCGGCGCGGACTTCAAGCTCGGCAGCCCGGACGCCATCCAGGCGCTGCCCACCCCGGTCAAGAACATCGTGCTGGAGGCGTTCACCCGCGGCCTGGAGACGGTGTTCATCGTCGGCGTGCCCATCGCGCTGCTCGGCTTCGTCGCCACGCTCTTCCTCAAGGAGCTGCCGCTGCGCGGCTCCACCGCGCCGCCCCCGGAGCCGCGGCCGCTCGGCAAGGACGACCTCGTCCTCGCCGGGCTGCTGCTCGAACTCGTCGCCCAGCGGGTCGAGCGCGCCGGCGGAGAGCCGTCCGCGCTGCTCACCGCGGTCGCCAGGATGGCGCCCCCGGACGCCAGATCCGAACGCGAGCGCGCCAGGTCGGTCGCGCAGACAGTGCTGCGCCCCACCTCGCGCGCCCTGCTCGCGCAGGCCACGCCGGCTCAGAAAGACCTCGTCACAGGAGGAATCTCGCAATGA
- a CDS encoding TetR/AcrR family transcriptional regulator translates to MTERQATESRPRGREATRERILHAARTLFGEQGYEQVTVRMIAAAADANIALVGRYFGSKAGLFAAVLDGEPTIDRLLEGERAELPRRLAEYAAERMRRPPESPILRALERSARHPEIEDVARERLIAAVLQPLQARLGGGPDALARARMATAVVLGIGATRRRLGPAVPTARDVDRLTEVFRACLEE, encoded by the coding sequence GTGACCGAGAGGCAGGCGACCGAGAGCAGGCCGCGCGGGCGCGAGGCCACGCGCGAGCGCATCCTGCACGCGGCTCGTACGCTGTTCGGCGAGCAGGGATACGAGCAGGTGACCGTCCGCATGATCGCCGCCGCCGCCGACGCGAACATCGCGCTGGTCGGCCGCTACTTCGGCTCCAAGGCCGGCCTGTTCGCCGCGGTCCTGGACGGCGAGCCCACCATCGACCGGCTGCTCGAAGGCGAGCGCGCGGAGCTGCCGCGCCGGCTGGCCGAGTACGCCGCCGAGCGCATGCGCCGCCCCCCGGAGAGCCCGATCCTGCGCGCGCTCGAACGCTCGGCCCGTCACCCCGAGATCGAGGACGTGGCCCGCGAACGCCTGATCGCCGCCGTGCTCCAGCCGCTGCAGGCCCGGCTCGGCGGCGGCCCCGACGCGCTCGCGCGGGCCCGCATGGCCACCGCCGTCGTCCTCGGCATCGGCGCCACGCGCCGCCGCCTCGGCCCCGCGGTCCCCACGGCCCGCGACGTGGACCGGCTCACCGAGGTCTTCCGCGCCTGCCTGGAGGAGTGA
- a CDS encoding glycoside hydrolase family 6 protein has protein sequence MSRRRPVLAAFLTAAAMAAAGAVVMSSSTAQAADSAFYVDPQTNAAKWVAANPGDSRTPVIRDRIAAVPQGRWFASYNPSTVRSQVDAYVGAAASAGKIPIMVVYAMPNRDCGGPSAGGAPDHSSYRAWIDQIALGLAGRPATVILEPDALAIMTNCMNASEQAEVKASMAYAGKKLRGQAKVYFDIGHDAWLSASEAASRLNGADVAGSADGIAVNTSNYRSSPGLVSYAKNVISATGVSRLKAVIDTSRNGNGPAGSEWCDPAGRATGTWSTTNTGDSAIDAFLWVKPPGEADGCIAAAGQFVPQRAYDLAMAAPTPTVTPTVTPTVTPTVTPTSGPSGCTATYRIASQWQGGYQGEVTVKNTGSSAISGWRVGWTMPSGQTLTQLWNGDVSGSSAVTVTNLSWNGNLSAGAGTTFGFLVNSTGQNTTPSTVTCTAS, from the coding sequence ATGTCTCGCAGAAGGCCCGTGCTGGCGGCATTCCTCACGGCGGCCGCCATGGCCGCGGCCGGGGCGGTCGTCATGTCCTCGTCCACCGCCCAGGCCGCCGACTCCGCTTTCTACGTCGATCCCCAGACCAACGCCGCCAAGTGGGTGGCCGCCAACCCGGGCGACAGCCGCACCCCCGTGATCAGGGACCGCATCGCCGCCGTGCCCCAGGGCCGCTGGTTCGCCAGCTACAACCCGTCCACCGTGCGCAGCCAGGTCGACGCCTACGTCGGCGCCGCCGCCTCGGCCGGCAAGATCCCCATCATGGTCGTGTACGCCATGCCCAACCGCGACTGCGGCGGCCCGAGCGCCGGCGGCGCCCCCGACCACTCCTCCTACCGCGCCTGGATCGACCAGATCGCGCTCGGCCTGGCCGGCCGCCCGGCCACCGTCATCCTGGAGCCCGACGCCCTGGCCATCATGACCAACTGCATGAACGCCTCCGAGCAGGCCGAGGTCAAGGCGTCCATGGCGTACGCGGGCAAGAAGCTGCGCGGCCAGGCCAAGGTCTACTTCGACATCGGCCACGACGCCTGGCTGTCGGCCTCCGAGGCCGCCTCCCGGCTCAACGGGGCCGACGTCGCGGGCAGCGCCGACGGCATCGCCGTCAACACCTCCAACTACCGCTCCTCGCCCGGCCTGGTGTCGTACGCGAAGAACGTGATCTCCGCGACCGGCGTCTCCCGCCTCAAGGCCGTCATCGACACCAGCCGCAACGGCAACGGCCCGGCCGGCAGCGAGTGGTGCGACCCGGCCGGCCGCGCCACCGGCACCTGGAGCACCACGAACACCGGCGACTCCGCGATCGACGCCTTCCTCTGGGTCAAGCCGCCGGGCGAGGCGGACGGGTGCATCGCGGCGGCGGGGCAGTTCGTGCCGCAGCGGGCGTACGACCTGGCCATGGCGGCCCCGACCCCGACCGTCACTCCCACCGTCACCCCGACCGTGACCCCGACGGTCACCCCGACCAGCGGCCCCTCCGGCTGCACCGCCACGTACCGGATCGCCAGCCAGTGGCAGGGCGGCTACCAGGGTGAGGTCACCGTCAAGAACACCGGCTCGTCGGCGATCTCCGGCTGGCGGGTCGGCTGGACGATGCCGAGCGGCCAGACCCTCACCCAGCTCTGGAACGGCGACGTGTCCGGCTCCAGCGCCGTCACCGTCACCAACCTGTCGTGGAACGGCAACCTGTCCGCGGGCGCCGGCACCACGTTCGGCTTCCTGGTCAACTCCACCGGCCAGAACACGACCCCGTCCACCGTGACCTGCACCGCCTCCTGA
- a CDS encoding LLM class flavin-dependent oxidoreductase: MALPLSILDLAHIGDGETAADSFAASVALAQRAEELGYRRVWYAEHHNMDSIASSATSVLIAHIAAHTRTIRLGAGGVMLPNHSPLTIAEQFGTLETLHPGRIDLGLGRAPGSDQNTMRALRRTPSAADTFPQDVLELQGYLTGETRIPGVHATPGKGTNVPLYILGSSLFGAQLAAALGLPYAFASHFAPAALEDAVAVYRTEFKPSAQLDRPYVIAALNVIAADTGEEAREQLLEAKRLRVSRFLGRGRTFTPEEADMILESPAGQQLLQMMKYTAVGDQAEVKDYVDRFAAHARADELIVAFSAPDRKVWLRSAELLARAYDL; this comes from the coding sequence ATGGCTTTGCCGCTGTCCATCCTTGATCTGGCGCACATCGGCGACGGCGAGACGGCCGCGGACAGCTTCGCCGCCAGCGTCGCCCTGGCGCAGCGCGCGGAGGAGCTGGGCTACCGCCGCGTCTGGTACGCCGAGCACCACAACATGGACAGCATCGCCTCCTCGGCGACCAGCGTGCTCATCGCCCACATCGCCGCCCACACCCGGACGATCCGCCTCGGCGCCGGCGGCGTCATGCTGCCGAACCACTCGCCGCTGACGATCGCCGAGCAGTTCGGCACCCTGGAGACCCTGCACCCGGGCCGCATCGACCTCGGCCTCGGCCGCGCCCCCGGCAGCGACCAGAACACCATGCGCGCCCTGCGCCGCACCCCGTCGGCCGCCGACACGTTCCCGCAGGACGTGCTGGAGCTCCAGGGTTACCTGACCGGCGAGACCCGCATCCCCGGCGTCCACGCCACCCCCGGCAAGGGCACGAACGTGCCGCTCTACATCCTCGGCTCCTCCCTGTTCGGGGCGCAGCTCGCCGCCGCGCTCGGGCTGCCGTACGCGTTCGCCTCGCACTTCGCCCCGGCGGCCCTGGAGGACGCGGTCGCCGTCTACCGCACCGAGTTCAAGCCGTCCGCGCAGCTCGACCGGCCGTACGTGATCGCCGCGCTCAACGTCATCGCCGCCGACACCGGCGAGGAGGCGCGCGAGCAGCTCCTGGAGGCCAAGCGGCTGCGGGTGAGCCGGTTCCTCGGGCGGGGCCGTACGTTCACGCCGGAGGAGGCGGACATGATCCTCGAATCGCCCGCCGGGCAGCAGCTCCTGCAGATGATGAAGTACACGGCCGTCGGCGACCAGGCCGAGGTCAAGGACTATGTGGACCGCTTCGCCGCGCACGCCCGCGCGGACGAGCTGATCGTCGCCTTCTCCGCCCCCGACAGGAAGGTGTGGCTGCGCTCGGCCGAACTGCTGGCGCGGGCGTACGACCTCTGA
- a CDS encoding PAS domain S-box protein, giving the protein MGHDLPARLVRRIGRRGASLIFVGLLSLVIGASLVFAGPDARALPAFTILATLVPLPAWAAVWFAVGVLCLVQACMRSDRVAFAAATALLLMYGLIFLSSTFTGQNPRGWVTGAVWLAFGGWIALIATWPEAASLARMPVSDGAAVVVADASGTILSWNPQAKRMFGWSTDEAVGRPLSVLIPDRYRFQHDEGLARIRATGRSDLSGEVIPLMGLRRDGTEFPIALTVNAWHTDDGITYTGVIRALPRRP; this is encoded by the coding sequence GTGGGTCATGACCTGCCGGCACGGCTGGTGCGCAGAATCGGGCGGCGTGGGGCGTCGCTGATCTTCGTCGGGCTGCTCAGCCTGGTGATCGGCGCTTCGCTGGTGTTCGCCGGGCCCGACGCGCGGGCCCTGCCCGCGTTCACGATATTGGCCACCCTCGTCCCGCTGCCCGCCTGGGCCGCGGTCTGGTTCGCGGTCGGCGTGCTGTGCCTGGTGCAGGCGTGCATGCGGTCCGACAGGGTCGCCTTCGCCGCGGCCACCGCCCTGCTCCTGATGTACGGCCTGATCTTCCTGTCCTCGACCTTCACCGGGCAGAATCCGCGCGGCTGGGTGACGGGGGCGGTCTGGCTGGCGTTCGGCGGGTGGATCGCGCTGATCGCCACCTGGCCGGAGGCGGCGAGCCTGGCCCGGATGCCGGTGTCCGACGGGGCCGCCGTCGTCGTCGCCGACGCCTCCGGCACCATCCTGTCGTGGAACCCGCAGGCCAAGCGGATGTTCGGCTGGAGCACGGACGAGGCCGTCGGCCGTCCGCTCAGCGTGCTCATCCCCGACCGCTACCGCTTCCAGCACGACGAAGGGCTGGCCCGGATCCGCGCCACCGGCAGATCCGACCTTTCCGGCGAGGTCATCCCGCTGATGGGGTTGCGCCGCGACGGCACCGAGTTCCCGATCGCGCTGACGGTCAACGCCTGGCACACCGACGACGGCATCACCTACACCGGCGTGATCCGGGCCTTGCCGAGGAGGCCGTAG
- a CDS encoding vWA domain-containing protein, producing MTGTPARTLDAEKLFAARLQAARARPYLATALFALHVVESRRVPTMAVDRHWRCYVSPAFVAGIPVEELAGVWVHEVSHLLRDHHGRSDRVAAERGLAGPGERLRMNIAADLEINDDVYGDGLVRPGGAVEPGDLGLPEGELMEDYLRLFRLGPHTQDLAWLDCGSGADGLDRDWDLGPDGAYGLSEQERDAVRFRVAQGITARPGSVPKGWRRWAEEAFHPPQPWRELLGAAVRSAASGPGAGEDYTYGRPARRSAGLPGVVLPSLRRRPPRVAVVVDTSGSVSDAELGSALLEVAAIVRAVGGRRDLVSVVSCDAAARVVQPLCRAEGIALVGGGGTDLRQGFARALRTEPRPDVVVVLTDGQTPWPEARPACRTVVGLFPRERRPSRNEDDPGYVPDRPPDWARVVTIG from the coding sequence ATGACGGGGACGCCCGCGCGAACGCTGGACGCCGAGAAGCTGTTCGCCGCCCGGCTGCAGGCCGCCCGTGCCCGCCCCTATCTGGCGACGGCGCTGTTCGCGCTGCACGTGGTCGAGTCGCGGCGGGTGCCGACGATGGCGGTGGACCGGCACTGGCGCTGCTACGTCTCGCCGGCGTTCGTCGCCGGGATCCCGGTCGAGGAGCTGGCGGGGGTCTGGGTCCATGAGGTCTCCCACCTGCTGCGCGACCATCACGGGCGCAGCGACCGGGTCGCGGCCGAGCGGGGGCTCGCCGGGCCGGGCGAGCGGCTGCGGATGAACATCGCCGCGGACCTGGAGATCAACGACGACGTGTACGGCGACGGCCTGGTCCGCCCGGGCGGCGCCGTCGAGCCTGGCGATCTCGGGCTGCCCGAGGGCGAGCTCATGGAGGACTACCTGCGCCTGTTCCGGCTGGGGCCGCACACGCAGGATCTGGCCTGGCTGGACTGCGGCAGCGGCGCCGACGGGCTGGACCGGGACTGGGACCTCGGCCCTGACGGCGCGTACGGGCTCAGCGAGCAGGAGCGCGACGCCGTCCGCTTCCGGGTGGCCCAGGGCATCACGGCCCGCCCGGGGAGCGTGCCGAAGGGGTGGCGGCGGTGGGCCGAGGAGGCGTTCCATCCGCCGCAGCCGTGGCGGGAGCTGCTGGGGGCGGCGGTCCGTTCGGCCGCCTCCGGTCCGGGCGCGGGCGAGGACTACACCTACGGCCGGCCGGCGCGGCGGTCGGCGGGGCTGCCGGGCGTCGTCCTGCCGAGTCTGCGGCGCCGGCCGCCGCGGGTCGCGGTGGTCGTCGACACGTCGGGGTCGGTCAGCGACGCCGAGCTGGGCAGCGCGCTGCTGGAGGTGGCGGCGATCGTCCGGGCGGTGGGCGGGCGGCGCGACCTGGTCAGCGTGGTGTCGTGCGACGCGGCGGCCCGGGTGGTCCAGCCGTTGTGCAGGGCCGAGGGGATCGCGCTGGTGGGCGGCGGCGGGACGGATCTGCGCCAGGGTTTCGCGCGGGCGCTGAGGACGGAGCCGCGGCCGGACGTCGTGGTGGTCCTCACCGACGGGCAGACCCCGTGGCCGGAGGCGCGGCCGGCCTGCCGGACCGTGGTGGGGCTGTTCCCGCGTGAGCGGCGGCCGTCGCGGAACGAGGACGATCCCGGGTACGTGCCGGACCGGCCGCCTGACTGGGCGCGCGTGGTCACCATCGGTTGA
- a CDS encoding AAA family ATPase has protein sequence MSLDIAADLLALLHDTATEPRADPQLEALTLAVAADLPVLLWGEPGIGKTAALTQLAEALELPLTTVIASVHEPSDFSGLPVVGDDPATQGVPMAPPDWAVHLAREGRGLLFLDELSTAPPAVQAALLRLVLERRVGALRLPPGVRIVAAANPRSSAADGWELSPPLANRFVHLQWAHDHEVVVRGLGGTWPRASLPRLDPERLAEAVAFARRAVCGLLAVRPALVHRLPQNEARRGGAWPSPRSWDMALRLVAFATAAGTSREVLSMLVRGTVGDGPGLELLAAMDRMDLPDPETLLADPAGAELPERGDLRQAVLDGVVEAVRKRPEKPRWDAAWTVLGRALESGPPDLVVVPASTLAALRRPDWDVPASIDRLAGAVSLSRQADLAAARVAAGRRG, from the coding sequence TTGTCATTGGACATCGCTGCCGACCTGCTCGCCCTCCTCCACGACACCGCCACGGAACCCCGCGCCGACCCGCAGTTGGAGGCGCTGACCCTGGCCGTCGCGGCCGACCTGCCGGTGCTGCTCTGGGGAGAGCCGGGCATCGGCAAGACCGCCGCGCTGACGCAGCTCGCCGAGGCCCTCGAACTGCCGCTGACCACGGTGATCGCGAGCGTGCACGAGCCGTCCGACTTCTCCGGTCTGCCCGTGGTCGGGGACGACCCGGCGACGCAGGGCGTCCCGATGGCTCCGCCTGACTGGGCGGTCCACCTCGCGAGGGAGGGGCGGGGGCTGCTCTTCCTGGACGAGCTGTCCACGGCGCCGCCCGCCGTCCAGGCCGCGCTGCTGCGGCTCGTGCTGGAGCGGCGGGTCGGCGCCCTGCGGCTGCCCCCGGGCGTACGGATCGTGGCCGCGGCCAACCCGCGTTCGTCGGCCGCCGACGGATGGGAGCTCAGCCCGCCGCTCGCCAACCGGTTCGTGCACCTGCAGTGGGCCCACGATCACGAGGTCGTGGTACGCGGCCTCGGCGGCACCTGGCCGCGGGCGTCGCTGCCGCGGCTGGACCCGGAGCGGCTGGCGGAGGCCGTGGCGTTCGCCAGGCGGGCGGTGTGCGGGCTGCTCGCCGTACGCCCGGCCCTCGTGCACCGGCTGCCGCAGAACGAGGCCCGCAGGGGCGGTGCCTGGCCCTCGCCCCGGAGCTGGGACATGGCGCTGCGCCTGGTCGCCTTCGCCACCGCGGCGGGCACGTCGCGCGAGGTGCTGTCCATGCTGGTCAGGGGCACGGTCGGGGACGGTCCCGGGCTGGAGCTGCTGGCGGCGATGGACCGCATGGACCTGCCGGATCCCGAGACGCTGCTGGCGGACCCCGCGGGGGCGGAGCTGCCGGAACGCGGCGACCTGCGGCAGGCCGTGCTCGACGGCGTGGTGGAGGCGGTGCGGAAACGTCCGGAGAAGCCGCGGTGGGACGCGGCGTGGACGGTCCTGGGCCGGGCGCTGGAGAGCGGGCCGCCGGATCTGGTGGTCGTGCCGGCGTCCACGCTCGCGGCGCTGCGGCGGCCGGACTGGGACGTTCCCGCGTCGATCGACCGGCTCGCCGGCGCGGTGTCCCTGAGCAGGCAGGCTGACCTGGCCGCGGCCCGGGTGGCGGCGGGGCGGCGCGGATGA